A single genomic interval of Halomonas sp. GT harbors:
- a CDS encoding L-threonylcarbamoyladenylate synthase, translated as MKSAVEVKEAVRALKEGGVIACPTEAVWGLSCDPDNDEALAHLMRMKERDPAKGVILVAANIRQFQPWLNQLPLALHAPLAASWPGPNTWLVPDNGRSHGLVRGAHQSVALRVTDHPLMKALCEAFGGPLVSTSANRAGDPPAMSAEEVVSIFGDEVAAVVAGELGGNAKPSTIKDLVTGKIMRS; from the coding sequence ATGAAATCGGCTGTTGAGGTTAAAGAGGCGGTACGAGCATTAAAAGAGGGGGGCGTTATCGCCTGCCCCACCGAAGCAGTCTGGGGGCTGAGCTGTGACCCAGATAACGATGAAGCGTTAGCGCATTTGATGCGTATGAAAGAGCGTGATCCCGCCAAAGGCGTGATTCTTGTTGCTGCGAATATTCGGCAATTTCAGCCTTGGCTAAACCAACTGCCACTTGCACTGCATGCGCCCTTAGCGGCCAGCTGGCCTGGCCCTAATACCTGGCTAGTGCCTGACAATGGCCGCAGCCATGGTTTAGTGCGCGGCGCCCATCAGAGTGTAGCTCTGCGAGTGACCGACCATCCGTTGATGAAGGCACTCTGCGAGGCCTTTGGTGGCCCGCTAGTCTCTACCTCCGCTAATCGCGCGGGCGATCCTCCCGCCATGAGCGCTGAAGAAGTCGTATCCATTTTTGGTGATGAAGTCGCCGCGGTTGTAGCGGGTGAGCTTGGAGGCAACGCAAAGCCCAGCACCATCAAAGACTTGGTGACTGGCAAAATAATGCGTTCATAG
- the dprA gene encoding DNA-processing protein DprA, which translates to MDAKEWLVVNELPGMGALRTAALAAKQPQWPHGWLAGLPSNAASALRLWLAQPERSPLQQAVDHTFAWLETSPNRHLLHRNHPAWPELLNQLPDPPVVLWAQGDLSALDGPKLAMVGTRRPTSEGSGNAQAFARELVNRGWCIVSGMALGVDGVAQRAALAAGGQSIAVLGCGIDVIYPPRHRDLHEQLSTVAGGLLLSEHPPGTVARPAFFPRRNRIVTGLSLGTLVVEATEKSGSLVSARLALEQDRELFALPGSLHNVQARGCLQLLRSGATLVRHVDDILEELQHWAERYMPTSPRAIADNASLNLPIDNDELKDNVLNALGATPTPIDILVQSAGITVSECQQRLLMLELDGKVAQQAGGWVRLTRPW; encoded by the coding sequence ATGGATGCCAAGGAGTGGCTGGTGGTGAATGAGCTGCCGGGTATGGGGGCGCTTCGCACTGCAGCGCTGGCCGCTAAACAGCCGCAATGGCCCCATGGCTGGCTTGCTGGGCTGCCCAGCAACGCCGCGAGTGCACTGCGGCTTTGGTTAGCGCAGCCAGAGCGAAGCCCGTTGCAGCAGGCAGTCGACCATACTTTCGCATGGCTAGAGACTTCTCCTAATCGCCATTTACTCCATCGCAATCACCCCGCATGGCCTGAGTTGCTCAATCAATTGCCGGATCCGCCTGTGGTGCTTTGGGCACAAGGTGACCTTAGCGCACTAGACGGCCCAAAACTCGCCATGGTGGGCACTCGGCGTCCCACTTCTGAGGGAAGCGGTAATGCTCAGGCGTTTGCCAGAGAGCTTGTTAATCGCGGCTGGTGCATTGTTAGCGGCATGGCTCTCGGAGTTGATGGGGTTGCACAGCGCGCAGCGTTAGCGGCAGGAGGGCAGTCGATTGCGGTGCTTGGCTGTGGCATAGATGTCATTTACCCGCCACGTCACCGTGATCTACATGAGCAACTAAGTACCGTAGCAGGAGGCTTGTTATTATCGGAGCATCCACCGGGAACCGTTGCTCGGCCAGCTTTCTTTCCTCGGCGGAACAGAATTGTGACCGGCCTTTCATTAGGTACGTTAGTGGTCGAAGCGACTGAGAAGAGCGGCTCATTGGTAAGCGCACGATTAGCCCTTGAGCAAGACCGTGAGTTGTTTGCTCTGCCCGGGTCGCTACATAACGTACAGGCTCGCGGTTGCCTGCAGTTATTACGCAGCGGTGCGACGCTGGTGCGTCACGTGGACGATATTTTAGAAGAGTTGCAGCACTGGGCTGAACGCTATATGCCAACCAGTCCACGTGCTATTGCTGACAACGCAAGCCTTAATTTGCCTATCGATAACGATGAGCTCAAAGACAATGTACTAAACGCGCTGGGCGCAACGCCAACGCCAATTGATATATTAGTTCAGAGCGCGGGCATCACGGTCAGTGAATGCCAACAACGGTTATTGATGCTGGAGCTTGATGGCAAAGTGGCGCAGCAAGCGGGCGGCTGGGTGCGTTTGACGCGGCCATGGTAG
- the aroE gene encoding shikimate dehydrogenase gives MTDRYCVFGNPIKHSKSPLIHEEFANQTQQPMTYTAELAPVEGFASAWREFVATGGRGANVTVPFKGDAFALCDTLSHRAKRAQAVNTLIVGGNGRTYGDTTDGIGLVRDLGYHHVPIKGKRVLVIGAGGAVRGVLEPLLAEQPRDVVIVNRTAEKAVQLADAFADLGTLHGGGFETLEGQFDLVINGTSASLSGDLPPLPDNLFNQGAWAYDMMYGSEPTVFLQWAGPRGAKLLDGLGMLVEQAAESFFLWRNVRPETASVRTLLRQSLNVASD, from the coding sequence ATGACTGACCGTTACTGTGTCTTTGGAAACCCGATTAAGCACTCTAAGTCGCCATTAATTCACGAAGAGTTTGCTAACCAAACTCAGCAACCTATGACCTATACCGCCGAACTTGCACCGGTGGAAGGTTTTGCCAGTGCTTGGCGAGAATTTGTGGCAACAGGAGGCCGTGGAGCGAACGTGACTGTACCGTTCAAAGGCGATGCCTTTGCGCTGTGTGATACCCTGAGCCACCGTGCCAAGCGTGCTCAGGCGGTGAATACGCTGATTGTCGGCGGCAATGGCCGTACCTACGGTGATACCACTGACGGTATTGGGCTAGTGCGTGACCTTGGTTACCATCATGTGCCCATTAAGGGTAAACGCGTGTTGGTGATCGGTGCCGGTGGTGCAGTGCGTGGCGTGCTAGAACCGCTGCTTGCCGAGCAACCTCGTGACGTTGTTATCGTCAATCGAACGGCGGAAAAAGCCGTCCAATTAGCAGACGCATTTGCCGACTTAGGTACCCTTCATGGCGGTGGGTTTGAGACGTTAGAAGGCCAGTTTGATTTGGTCATCAATGGCACTAGTGCCAGTCTTTCTGGTGATTTGCCGCCGTTACCGGATAACCTATTTAACCAAGGCGCTTGGGCCTACGACATGATGTATGGCTCGGAACCCACGGTGTTTTTACAGTGGGCAGGGCCACGTGGCGCTAAGCTGCTCGATGGCCTGGGTATGCTGGTCGAACAAGCCGCCGAATCTTTCTTCCTATGGCGTAACGTGCGGCCCGAAACTGCCTCGGTGCGCACACTATTAAGGCAATCGTTGAACGTCGCCAGTGACTAG
- the hemF gene encoding oxygen-dependent coproporphyrinogen oxidase, whose product MAHEHLDDVKHYLLDLQERLCAGLADADGKAAFREDSWQREEGGGGRSRVIEEGAVFEKGGVNFSHVYGAQLPPSATAARPELAGRSFHAVGVSWVLHPENPNVPTSHGNVRFFIAEKQGEAPVWWFGGGFDLTPYYPVFEDVVHWHRVAQAACVPFGEEVYPRYKAWCDEYFYLKHRDETRGVGGLFFDDLNEGSFDDCFAFQRAVGDSFLDAYVPIVERRKGDAWGEKERDFQLYRRGRYVEFNLVWDRGTLFGLQSGGRTESILMSMPPLARWEYAFTPPEGSREAKLHEYLVPRDWLAEATQLGKV is encoded by the coding sequence GTGGCTCACGAGCACCTAGACGACGTTAAACACTACCTTCTGGATCTGCAGGAACGGTTGTGTGCAGGGCTTGCCGATGCTGATGGAAAAGCGGCATTTAGAGAAGATAGCTGGCAGCGTGAAGAAGGCGGCGGCGGACGCTCACGGGTCATTGAAGAGGGCGCTGTTTTTGAGAAAGGCGGTGTGAATTTCTCACATGTTTACGGTGCTCAGTTACCCCCCTCTGCAACGGCTGCACGACCGGAACTTGCCGGACGTAGCTTTCATGCGGTCGGTGTATCTTGGGTACTCCATCCTGAAAATCCTAATGTGCCGACGAGCCACGGAAATGTCCGTTTCTTTATCGCTGAAAAACAGGGTGAAGCACCAGTATGGTGGTTTGGTGGCGGCTTTGATCTAACGCCTTACTACCCGGTGTTTGAAGATGTTGTGCACTGGCATCGGGTTGCCCAGGCTGCCTGCGTGCCATTTGGCGAAGAGGTGTATCCGCGCTACAAAGCGTGGTGCGATGAGTACTTCTATCTTAAGCATCGCGACGAGACACGTGGTGTGGGTGGGCTGTTTTTCGATGATTTAAATGAAGGCAGTTTCGACGACTGTTTTGCTTTTCAGCGTGCGGTGGGCGATAGCTTTCTGGACGCCTACGTACCGATTGTAGAGCGCCGTAAGGGTGATGCCTGGGGTGAGAAAGAGCGTGATTTTCAGCTTTATCGCCGCGGCCGCTATGTAGAATTTAACTTAGTGTGGGATAGGGGCACTCTGTTTGGCTTGCAAAGCGGCGGGCGCACCGAATCTATTTTAATGTCGATGCCACCGCTAGCCCGTTGGGAGTACGCATTTACACCGCCCGAGGGCAGCCGAGAGGCTAAATTGCACGAGTACTTGGTGCCACGCGACTGGCTAGCCGAAGCCACTCAGTTGGGTAAAGTGTAA
- a CDS encoding peptidoglycan-binding protein, whose translation MVAKRIVAKRFLYYSVPLACLTLMTTAAFAWESPQRVVKLSPQMRAVPQQEAMAPLPMETIRAFLRAHRVVELDAPSRELAYVVGGENQRLMSGAGDTLYARGVLPSRARLGIYRPGEHYVSAEGAPLGTELINIGEARQLSSEGDIARLEVLSAYQEVRNNDILLPLDSQLFESQSLENSVQPRLPLNDVAGQIIAVPGGVRFIGRLQIVALDIGTQDGLQPGHVLHVGQQGELVNDPRSQELLQLPATEAGSVMVIKPYSLMSYALVMQASNVLAVGDRVHTPIR comes from the coding sequence ATGGTGGCGAAAAGGATAGTGGCAAAAAGGTTTCTTTATTATAGCGTGCCGTTGGCATGTTTGACGCTTATGACGACCGCCGCATTTGCGTGGGAATCACCGCAACGGGTGGTAAAGCTTTCTCCCCAAATGCGCGCCGTTCCTCAGCAAGAGGCAATGGCGCCGCTTCCGATGGAAACGATTCGGGCGTTTTTGCGAGCGCACCGAGTGGTAGAGCTGGACGCGCCTTCCCGCGAACTGGCCTACGTCGTGGGCGGTGAGAATCAACGATTGATGAGTGGCGCAGGCGATACGTTGTATGCGCGCGGCGTACTACCGTCCAGAGCGCGTTTAGGCATTTATCGTCCGGGCGAGCATTATGTTTCCGCTGAGGGTGCACCATTGGGGACGGAGTTAATCAATATTGGCGAAGCGCGCCAGCTCAGCAGTGAGGGAGACATTGCTCGCTTAGAAGTACTCAGTGCTTATCAAGAAGTGCGCAATAACGACATTTTGCTGCCGCTTGATTCTCAGTTGTTTGAATCTCAGTCGTTAGAAAATAGCGTTCAGCCTCGTTTACCGTTGAACGATGTCGCTGGCCAGATTATTGCGGTACCTGGCGGAGTGCGCTTTATTGGACGCTTACAAATAGTGGCTCTGGATATTGGTACTCAGGATGGCTTGCAGCCCGGTCATGTATTACATGTTGGCCAGCAGGGGGAGCTCGTTAATGACCCACGTAGCCAAGAGCTTTTGCAACTTCCCGCCACTGAGGCGGGAAGCGTCATGGTGATAAAGCCTTATAGCCTTATGAGCTATGCGTTGGTGATGCAGGCATCGAACGTTTTAGCGGTTGGAGACCGGGTACACACGCCGATACGCTAA